The DNA segment TTTGTGTTATTGTAATTATACAGCTGAGGCAGTGGGGCTGCCATTGCTTCCGGCGTCGTCGACGACGAAGGGCAACAGCTTCCGGCAAGGTGCCAATTTCGCCTACACGGCCGCCACGGCCCTCGATTTCGACTTCTTCAACCGCCGAGGACTAGGAGGCAAACTCTGGGTCAATGCCTCCTTGAGCAGCCAGATCGGGTGGTTCGAGAAGACGATGCCTTCACTCTGCAGTTCAACCTCAGGTGGTAATATCCATCCACAGGTTTTCTCACCGCTTCCATCTTCGTGCAGCTCCGTACGTCTCCGATGTTGAACTCTATGAAACCGCTTGCAGCTTGCAAGAACTACTTCGGCAGGTCCCTTTTCGTGGTGGGGGAGTTTGGAGGCAATGACTACAACACAGCAATCTTCGCCGGCAGAAGCATGGCAGAAGTGAATTCCTACGTGCCCATAGTCATCCGTGCCATTAGATTGGGTGTCGAGGTACACATACGATGTAGATCATTTCACACCTTAGCAATCAAGTAGCTGTCTGTGTTGTTGATCATGTCACTACGCGCAGAGATTGGTTGGCCATGGTGCAGTGGATATACTGGTACCAGGGATGCTACCAATTGGATGCTTTCCCGTTTACTTAACATTGTATGGTAGCTCTAACAAAAATGACTACACTGGCATTGGATGCCTGAGGAAGTACAACGATTTGGCGATGCACCACAATGCGCTTCTCCGACGAGCGATCTATGGGCTTCAGAGAAAGCATTCTGGGACGAGGATCAGATATGCTGATTACTATAACCCGGCCCTTGGGTTTGCAGCTGATCCAGCAAAATATGGTGAGTTTTCCTTCGACTGCTCAGTGCTGCGATTCATCCTGTTTGATGATCGTATCGCTCAACATTAGGCTTCAGATTATTTTTTCTTATGCTGCACAGTGGTGATTCGGAGTTCGTGTCATCGGAACGTTAGCAGACATAATATATATAGCTTCTTCTTGGCTGCCTGTTCTATGCATGTTTCGTAAATTCAATTAGGCAGACCTCTGAGAAACTAACTGCGCTTCTTGTCTAGGTTGGAAAGGCATCACTTCTTTTCTTCTGCCTAAGTTCTCTGATTCTATTTCCTTCTAATCTAAAGCACTAATTTTAGGGAAGTGAATGGTTGCATGATCATATTTCCGTTGTTGAGGAAAAAgacttatcatcatcatcatgtatctCGTTGCTCAGCAATGATTAGCTGCCTAATCAAAAAAGGAGACTCTCATGATCGATGCCTTCTGGTGGAAAGTTTGTTGCTGGAAGAGGACAGTATGAATAGTTTTAGAACCAGAAGTCAACGCGAAAAAGAGGAAGGAGCTAAACGTTAGAATTGATTCAGAGTAGTTATCTATATAGTTATCGTGTTCTAGGTGgttttagatatattttaagaagtgacctatgatctagaagttataggatAGTTCCTACAACTATGTCAATCATGAGTGATATGGTGGCGTaaggtagttaccactaggtcctataaataggatcatagttcatgaagtaagatagaAACAGAATACACTTGGAATATCTTGTAGTGTTCTATATTAATCCTCTCgtttaaatactacatcggttTTCTTGATCAAAATGATTTTTTATAATTGCATAGTACTATTCTATTTTTATCATTTCCTTGCTCCTTcatcccaacatttgtggtatcagagttaAGTTTCAATTTGAACTAGGCATTATGACATTCACTggtaattccatgtctcaaccccttattcctATCTTTTCGGGTAAatactatgaattttggagtatcaagattaagactctattcaagtctcaagatctttggaacTTAATAGAGAATGTATATGCAGATCTAGATGAAGAAATTAAGctaagggagaatagaaagaatgactcaaaggcattgttcttcattcaacaagctgtacatgacacaatcttctcaagaattgcagcagtgagaacctcaaagcaagcttggttgatacttcaaaatgaatttcaaggctcatcgtgagtttgaaattttgttcatgaaaagtaaTAAATCgatacaagattttttttttcgagtgactgaaattgttaatcaaataaaatcttatgatgAACATATTccttatcatataattattgtaaaagtttAGAAAAGTTGAActctgaaatttgatcatgttgttaccACAAtcgaggagtcaaaagatttatttagatttttatttgataaactaataggttccttgcaagcacatgaagcaaggttgaatAGGCCACTTGAAAAAGGTGAAGAtaaagcatttcaggttaagggagagtcttctacttcaaaagaagataaaaaatcaacagAAAAAAGATGTGACAAAGGAGGATTTCATGGTAGAGGAAatgaaagaggaggaggaagaagacacttTGATTGACATGATGAACAaaaacaatcaaattatgataaaaaaattacaagagtggaattcaatatcactattgtaaaaaaTTTGGTAcatagagaaaagcaagcaagttatgtggaggaaaataaagaaaatgatAAGTTATTTATGATTCATTCATAAATTAATGAtatttcaaatgatatttggtctttagatagtggatgttctaatcatatgtcagacataagattaatatttaaagatattgatgaaactcataagttgaaagttagacttggagataacaagcaaatccaagtaggaagataaaataccttgataatattttctttgttcctaatTTATCACTTAAGTATTGgtcaattgatagatgatggatattcaattatatttgatgatggttcatgtactattaaagataaaaaaatctggtttgattacggTAAATGTTTGCATAACGCAAAACAAAATGTTTTCACTTGATGAttcaaatattgaaaagcactcttatcacaactcaaaataatgagtctaatttatgatatttaagatatgaTCATCTTAATATTAAGATTTTAAGGTTGTTAAATAAAAATGGAGTGGTTTTCagattgcccaagattaatacacttaaTGTTTGTGAAAGTTACATTTATagcaaataaagtaaaaaaattatttcttattggaaaagcatggagagcgtataattatcttgaattaattcatgttgaTTTATGTAAACTTATGAATACAAAATTATTtggtaaaaattaatattttttattgtttattgatgattatagttgcATGAGTTGGGTATTTTTTTGAAACtgaaatctgaaatatttgatattttttaaaaattcaaggcacttgtagaaaggcaaagtggtagataCATAAAGACATTTCGGACAAATAGAGGtaatgaatttttatctaatgagtttaattctttttgtgaagaaaatggtgttcgtagagaattgacagcaccatatacaccagagcaaaatggtgtagctgaacatAAGAATCGAACTATCgttgaaattataaaaaatttgcttaaaggaaaacaactTCCAAATCACTTTCAGGCAGAAGCAGTTGTAACAATAGTTCATTTATTGAATATTTCActaacaaaggctgttatgaatcaaactccaGGCTTGGTATGATATGAAATCAAGTGTCagccatctaagaatttttggttgtattgttTATGCTTTGCTGAATTCATAAATAATCACAAGtttgatgaaaaatctaaaaaaggtatcttaattggttattctttacaattcaaagcatatcgattatatgatCCTATTAGtggtaaagttattattaacagaaatattatgtttgatgaaagggcaagttagaattgggagacaAATAAAGATGGAACACAAATTCAGATTCCAGTGGAACTAAACACTTCGCAGAATCaaatgacagatcctgctccaacaagttcatcgtcaacctcacccagtAGTAGTTCAAATTATGATTCCTCATATCAAACCTCTCTaggaaatttcagatcactaacagaaatttatgactcaacatttgctttgtttatttcagatcctataacttttgaggaagtagttgaaaaagaggaatgacgaaaagtaatgaaggaggaaatcaagtcaattgagaaaatgaaacttgggagctaatgaatctaccaaaagaaaagaaagctattggattaaaatAGGTGTTCATAACAAAGTTTAATGTAGATGGAAGTATCAAAAAGCATAAGGCTTggcttgtagcaaaaggatattcacaataacaaggtattgattttgatgatatattttcTCTAGTTGCTAGATTCGAAACCATGAGAGCTTTATTGGCTTTAGCTACTCACTTAAGTTGGCTTGTTTgtcaatttgatgtaaaatttatgtttttaaatggagatttacACGAAGAGATTTTTGTTACTCAACCTCAAGATTTTTTAATTAAAGGATATGAAGAAAAAGTGTATAAGCTAAAAAAAGCCCTTTATGGGCTTAAATAAGCTCTAAGGGTATGGTATtgtaaaattgattattattttcatcaaaataaatttaagaagagtaataatgataacataatattctaatggcttgcctttatgttgatgatattatatatatagttcatctaactcttttgaggtagaatttaaaaaatgcatGATGAATAAATTTGAAATATTAGATCTAGACCAACTGCACTATTTTCATAAgttggaagtgaagcaaggatcagATTAAAATTCTATTTCATAAAGAAAGTATACAATAGGTCTATtcaaaaaatctaacatgattaattgcaaagctaCAGCATgaatgagaaattgaaacttgaagatggtacatgtctgacaaatgcaagatactacataagtttggttggaggtttaatttatctaactcatacgcGATCAGATATTACATTCTCTGttggtgtagtatccaggtttatgcacaacccaagcaaacatcatctcggagCTATTAAAAGAATTATATGTTATATTATTGGAACTACatattatggtatttggtattctcataattttaaatataaattatttggtttcattgatagtgattgggcaagagctttagatgatagaaagagtacttcagataatatttttagcctcggatcaagagctatatcttggagttcaaaaAAGCAAGCAACAGTTTCGTTATCGACATTGGAAGCTGAATATGTAACCGTAACATCAgcagcttgtcaagcaatatggcttagaagacttcttggaaatcttcatcaagaacaaaaagaagtaatacaaatattttatgacaacaaagccacaattACAATAACTAAGAATCAAACATTTCATAAAAGAACGAAGCATATAaagatacgctatcatttcatttgggatcttgtagcaagtggagccatagcaatgaagtattatggaacgAATGAACAAGTTACGAATATTCTCATCAAGTCACTTCCAATTCAAAAGCATTTTTATTTCATGTCGTAAATCAGTGTATATAACTATAAATCAAGGGGGGAgtattgagaattgattcatagtagttatctaggtagttatcatgttCTAAGTAGTTTTAAGTATATTTCAAGAATGacccatgatctagaagttataagGTAGTTCCTACAACTATCTCATGGGTAACATGGTGGAGTGAGGTAGTtatcattaggtcctataaataaaaTCATAGTTTATGAAACAAGATAGAAGAAgaatatacttgaaaatatgtTGTAAGTGTTGTATGTGAATTCTCTTGTTTAAATACTATATCaatttttttgatcaaaataatttttttaaattggaTCATATTATTCTATCTTTATTATTTCCTTGCTCCTTTTATCCCCAACAGCAAGTTGATCATCGGTCTCTGTGGTGGGCCAAATATGCAAGTGcctggtttcttcttgaactttccaTGGATATGATCCTGACGTGTGCGGTAGGAGATAGAGATCCAATTAccaagaattattattattttttgagtttATTTTTCACTTCTTGACTAAAAGTGTGTTCAGAGGGGAAAACAAAATCAATTTTAAGCGGACATTGTTTCTACGGTCTTTGTGATCTAAACCATTCTTCATGTGCTGATTGCATTCTCCATCTGTCTTCTTCCTTTTACAGGATTCACTGGTGGAGCTCTGAAGGCGTGCTGTGGGGCAACCGGAAGTGGGGAATACAACGTCAATCCGCACAAGGTGTGTGCTCAGCCAGGCTCGAGCGTGTGCGGGGATCCCACGACTCATGTGAGCTGGGATGGCAGTCATCTGACTGAAGCTGCGTATCGCCTCATCGCCCGTGGTTGGCTCGGAGGTCCCGACGCCAAACCTTCCATCCTGTGACACCACCATGAGCTGAGGTTAGATGTTGTATGAGCCAACTAAAGAACCTTATGAACCTACACCGCCACAATAAGTGCTGCTACTGTTACATCCCTCATGCCAATAAGGTCGAGTTGGTTTTAGGACAGTGTTCGTCTCTTTTTGTGTCAGCTGACATGCGAATgtgcttttatttttcttgtgCTGTGGTGACCAGATGATAGTGTGTGACTACCACACATGCATGATATTAGAACAATCTGAACTGGGATCACATTACACCATCCTCTCCCCGTCAAGGGAAATAGTAGCTAGAGCATGATCGGAGGCAGCTGTTTGATTTGTCCCACAATACAATACAGAGCACAAAAGAGAGCCCAAACCAAAAAGACGACCCAGTCCTTATAAAAGGAACTCCCTCCTCGAGCACAGAAGCTCGAGTGCTGCCCCTCTTCCTCTGCCTCCTCTGGCTCTAACCATGAAGCAGCTCCCacttctcatcttccttctccctcccctCTTCCACTTTTCCTGCTCTCAACAGTACAACGCCATCTTTAGCTTCGGGGACTCCCTCTCTGACACCGGCAACGTCGTCATTGCCGGCCTCCCTTATGGCATGACATTCTTCGGCCGTGCCACCGGTCGCTGCTCCAATGGACGCTTGGTCATTGATTTCATCGGTACATCCCTCCCCACCCACCCCGGTCGTCCATCACCGTCATGAGAAATGCTAAATGTCACGATAGACTAATAACAACAGCGAgtgtgttgttgttgcatcatgcAGCCGAGGCCACCGGACTGCCGTTGCTTCCACCCTCCACAGCGAAGGGCCAAAGCTTCGCTCAAGGCGCCAATTTCGCTTGCACCGCGGCCACCACACTCGACTTCGACTTCTTCTACCAGAGGAACCTCAGCGGCGGTTTATGGGTCAATGCTTCTTTGAGCAAGCAGATCGGGTGGTTCGAGCAAATGCTGCCTTCTCTGTGCGGCCAAACACGAGGTGGCAACTGACGCATTTTGTTGCCCGATTCATCGTCGATCTCTCTCCATCAGAAATTTGTCTGACCATGCGAAATTTGATGCAGAATGCAACGACTACTTGGGTACGTCGCTCTTCGTCGTCGGTGAGTTCGGAGGGAACGACTACACCACCCCCATATTCGCCGGTAGGAGCATGTGGGAGGTGTACACCTTCGTTCCCCGAGTCGTGCAGGCCATAGCGCACGGCGTCGAGGTCTGTAGGTGAACGTAGCTCTGTAGCTTGATCGCTGCATCCTTTGGTCGTCGGAATCAAACATGTGTTTGTTGTGTTCTTGTCTGTCTCAGAGATTAATCGGGCATGGGGCGGTGGATCTTGTTGTGCCGGGGATGCTACCGATTGGGTGCTTTCCAGTGTACCTGACACTGTATGCAACCTCAAATCCGAGCGACTACAGCAGCATTGGATGCTTGAGGAAGTTCAACGACTTGACATCCTACCACAATTCATTGCTTCAGGCAGCATTATACCAACTGCAGATCAAGTATCCCTCCACCAGGATCAGATACGGCAACTATTATACTCCTGCCATTCAATATGTTGCCTATCCAAGCAAATATGGTCAGCTTTCCTCCATCTTCAGCCATAATTTTGTCCTGAGATGTTACACTTTCTTTTAGTTCAGCTCTGTTTTTTTCTATTACATGTTTGATGAAGATGAACCATATTTCCCAACAAAAAGAAAGTTCGTGGCTAGCTATGATCCTTAGCAATAATAGCTTTACATGACAGATACCTATACAGAATCATCAAAGATGGATCAGACACAGATGCGTGTTTGCCACTTTGATATGTATGATAAGGTTCGATGAACACGGATAGAAGTTATGCAGTGACATCACAAACCAAATTCGATGGCCACTTCCAGAGGAGTCTTGGTTGAAACTGACAACCAAATCACTACTCCCGATGATGTGAGGATCACTTAGACTGTGGCCGTCGATGCTGCTAATGGAATGAGTTTTCATGTCTCTCTCATACCCAACTAAATACATGGCTCAAAAATGTCACTGTGACCGAGATGATGCATGCACATCCAGAATCGCACCCACTGCTTTCCTGCACCCACGATGATGCTGATGCCCATCACATCGATCGCCCGCCTTAATTCTTCTAATCTAACGTACGGTGGTTTCCCTTTCAGATTTCAGAGACTAAAGATGTCTTTTTGCTGCACGCGTCTTGCTCGGCAGGATTCAGCGGTGGAGGTCTGAAGGCGTGCTGTGGAGCAGCAGGCAGTGGGAAATACAACGTCAACCTCAAAGCCATGTGCGCTAAAGCAGGCTCCAGCGTCTGCAGTGATCCTGATACCTACGTGAGTTGGGATGGCATTCACCTCACCGAAGCTGCCTATCGACTCATAGCCGATGGCTGGTTGAATGGCCCTTATGCAAACCCTCCCATCGTGAGCTAGGACGGCGCATGGCCCTCCTGCATCCCCGCTACTGCAACCAGCTTCGGTTACATTCTACTCTGTGGTGGTCAGCCGAATACTGGCGTTGCATGATTGTGGTAATCAATAATCACTCTTCCTGTGGAGAAGAGAGTGCTGCTGTGCGGACGATTAATTAGTCAACTGTTAATGCTACGATCGATACTCGCCTGCGCTGGAAGTTCTATCTCACGCATACCATACAGACCCCGAGTGATTGTGTAAAGCAAAGATGGGCTCTCCATGTCCCTCTTCCTCGAACGTACGGCATCTTCTTCATGCGCTTCATCATCCTTGAGCTCCAAGCAAAGTGCACCGCTCCTTATCACGGGACCTCATCACTGGTGCCTTCTTCATCATTAACTATTAACGCCCGCTTTACCTACTCCGTTTCTGCGGCAGGAAACCAAAGAAGCAAGGAAAGGGCGGATAAAGAGACACCATACATGGAACGGTGTGGCCACGTCCGGTGCCCACTGTGATCGCCATTAAAATCTGCACTGCACCCATGCCGTGGCCTTTGAGCTTACGTTACGTCCTGCCTGTGACACGGAGGCCCAGCCCAAAGAACGTGCACCCTGTTCGTCTTAAAACAcattagaaaaaagaagaaacaaagatgaaaatatataaattgcttgtaaatttcaagaaaaaaaatatataaacccattacataataaattcgtCGATTCAGTAAAAtgttgggagcgatcatttcctctggaataatttattttctctttttttgaaataaaataaaaataaaaatcgaaaGACCAACATTTTGGAAGGATGAGCGTGAATCGAAAGAATGATTGCAATCATTCGCTCGAGACCACCACCTTTGTACGATTTCACTTCTGGATCAATCAAATCGAAAAGCTGGAACATGGCCACCCTCTCCACTGCCACCGCACGTCAGGATCGTCGACTCACCGGTCCCTAAATGGTCGTCAAGCTGGGAAGGCGGTGTCTGCTGGCTTAGCGCTCTATCCCATCCACGCACCTTTCTGAAAGGGAAAGGGTAATCAATGGCAATGGCAGGAGGTTAATATGAACCATATTTATCGTGGTTGAAGGAAGCTCGCAGACACCTGAGTCGGATTCCCCTTCCCTGTTTCTGCTTACACGGAGCCTCCTGCCATTGCCGCGGCCACCGCCCCCCTTTCACTGCTTTTAAGATCTGTGCCGCTCTGCTGTTAATGCAGACTCAGAGCGCCCCCAACACACCCACCGTTCCAACCCCTCCCGTCCCCCCCCCAAGCGAAGGCACATACGAGACGCATACATATGCAACACACAATACACGATGAAGAAACGTTTCCAAGTCATTAAAGACACCGAAAGATTGCCAATTGACCACATCCTGGTGTCAGCGTAAACCTGTGGATCTCGTTAACCCATAGCGAGGAGAAGAGACAACCGAACGCCAAACTCTTCCCACCTTCCTCTTTCTTTAATCCTATCCCATTCATTGTATGCTCAATTAAACCAAACACGGCAGGAGCAGAAGAGAGAAAGTGCGCACTTGCTCGCCACCATTACACACTTCCCACCCAGCACTGCTTTGAGCAATGCAAGGCTTAGTTTAGAGTGCAAGAGAAAGCTcagagatcgagagagagagaggcgagagCTCATCACGAAGGATGGTCGCGGGCAAGGTGAAGGCCGCCATGGGGTTCCAACGGAGCCCGGCCGCGCCCAAGGCGGACGCGCCTCGCCGTTCATCCTCCTCCCAGACCTCACACCACCAGACTCCGCCGCATTCATCCTCTAAAGACACGGCCGCAGCCGCCTTCGCCCGGTCCTTCGGCGTCTACTTCCCCCGCGCCTCCGCCCAGGTACGGCCCCGCTCGCCCAACGTCGCCGAGCTGCTCCGCCTGGTAGAGGAGCTCCAGGAGAAGGAGTCCCTGCTCCGCGTCCAGCTCCTGGAGCAGAAGCTTCTCAAGGAGACCGTCGCCATCGTCCCCTTCCTCGAGAAGGAGATCGCGACCAAGAGCGACGAGCTCGCGCGGGCCGGCGACCGGATAGAGCGCCTGGAGGCGGAGAACCGAGCGCTGCGGGACGAAGTCGAGGGCTTGAGCTCTAAGATACGGGTCGGCGAAGAGGAAGGCCAGCGCAGCGAGAGGAGGATAAGGGAGCTCGAGACAGAGTTGGACGAGCTCAGGAAGGCGTTGTCCGAGCAAGGCAATGGCGACTCGACGCAGTTTTGCGCCGGGCCGGTGAAGGTCGACGAGTGTTTGTCAGCCCAGAGGTTCCAAGGGCTCATCGACGCCTCCGCGAGAtcgaatctcctcaaaagcttgctAAAACACCCCAAATCCGCCGACATTGGTCCTGATCAAGAATTCCAAAAGCCGGAGTGCAGATTTCCAAAGGCGGAAGTAGGGAAGGCCGAAGGGGAGCATCAACAACCACGCAACGGAGAAAAAGAAGAGTTCTTGGAACCCCGAGCTCCTAGAGTTCCGAAGCCACCTCCCATGCCGTCGGCCTGGTCTTTGTCGTCGTACTCGTCCTCGTCATCGGAGACCGCGTCCACCGTTGCGACGAGAAAAAGCCCAAAATTATCGTGCCTTCCGCCGATTCCGCCGCCGGCTCCATTGGCGGTGCCCACTCCATCAAGCGGAGCGCGGCCTCCTCCGCCTCCACCGCCGCCCCCGCCGATGGGGTCCAGGTCGGCGGCGGGAAGCGTGCGGCGAGTGCCGGAGGTGGTGGAGTTTTACCACTCCCTGATGCGGCGGGAGACCAAGAGGGAGTCCTGCGGTGGAGTGCAGGACGGGGCCCCAGCCTCCGCTGCGAACCCCCGCGACATGATCGGGGAGATCGAAAACCGCTCCGCCCACCTCCTCGCCGTAAGTCTTCTTCTCTCCCTCCAAtttcgccgccgccgcctcctctgcGTACTCCAAATTGCCAAGGTCCTATGACCTCCTTCGATCGACGCATTTGCCCCCTCTCAGCCTGCCGTCGATGCGTATCGTGTTCTGACGTGGCAGGAACCGATCGACGCCTCTTAATTAACTCTTTTGTTGTCACTTAAAGAAACACCGGATCCGAATCATAAGCATTCCTTTGTTCTTAATCGCTTCATTAATGGCAGATAAAGACAGACGTGGAGACGCAGGGCGACTTCATTAGATTCTTAATAAAGGAGGTGGAGCAGGCGGCCTTCCCCGGCATCCAAGATGTGGTCGCCTTCGTCAAGTGGCTCGACGAGGAGCTCTCCATCCTGGTACTCTTCTTTAGATCTCAATCTCTCTTTCCTTCGTAGCCAATCCTTGGGGCTGTACGTTTATTGGGATGTCGGGTGATGGGCGTCGCAGGTGGACGAGAGAGCGGTGCTGAAGCACTTCGAGTGGCCGGAGCACAAGGCGGACGCCATGCGCGAGGCGGCCTTCGGCTACTGCGATCTCAAGAAGTTGGAATCGGAGGCGTCGTCGTTCCGCGACGACCCTCGCCTACCCTGCGCTCCCGCTCTCAAGAAGATGCAGTCGCTGCTGGACAagtattcatcatcttttctcCCCCGTTTGTAAGTTGGGTGGTATCTGATGGTGTCACTGTGGGCTGATGATACAGATTGGAGCATAGGGTATACGAGCTGTCGCGCGTGCGAGAGTGTGCGACTAAGCGGTACAAGGCGTTTGGTATTCCCTGCGAATGGATGATGGAGAGCGGAGACGTCAGCCAGGTACCTCACCGGCcttcttgttcttttctttcatcCTTGTGGTCCGGCGTGGGATGTCATCGCCTGCTGGTGACAAAGGACAAACTTAGATCAGCGGTGGGCCAATTGGCCAAAGcaaaagcagcagcagcggcagctctCGATCCACGTGAGCGCGGGCTCACGTGAATCGAGATGGTAGAGTCCATTATCACCTTGGAGCTAGCTATTTAACCCGGAAATCATAGAACAATGGTCACGTGAATGGGAATAGGAGAGTCCATCCTTAACCTTGGAGCTATTTAACTGGAAGGAAATCATAGAACAATAATGATGAACAACCTGGTTCGTACGCTCACGTTACCGCGGCAACCATCATGGATGGGGCCATCGCCCATCGGGAGAGGACACACACTGATTGCACTGTAGAATACCGTGTTTTTATTCCTATCGGTGCTTGCAAACGCTAAGATGGTTGACAGTAAGGCGCGTGTACTCGTCTTCTCAGGCCATCGTTCTTCTTCTTTTGTCGTAAAGCCATGCCTTGGCGCCGTTCTTAGTTTGATGTTTTTGACCCATGTGACCTTCATTAGCATTTCATTATCTTGTACTTGTGCACCCTGTCATCACGCTTAAGGTCGATAGTAGCTGAGTGGGAGCTGATGTTTGGTGTCGACAGCGAATCTATTTTGTTCTCTCCTTGAGCGAGCATGTTGTTCATTTTCCTATGGAAGCTCGTGTCGCAGGAGAGTCGGCTTAGAGTTTTGGTACCTCATCTTTTCTGTTAATGAAGTACATAACACTCGTGTCATGTATCATCTTTACAGGAAAGAATTGAACTAAGTCGTGTGTCAACCAAAGCATTTTGTTCCCATTCGTTTGTACTCGATGCGAAGAGGTGATTGATTAGACATGAGAAATACTTGTGCAGATCAAGCTAGCATCGGTGAAGTTGGGGATGAAGTACATGAAAAGGGTTTGTTCTGAACTGGAGATGATGGCAGGAAGCCCCGAAGAAGAAGAGATGATGCTTCAGGGTGTCAGATTTGCCTTCAGAGTCCACCAGGTACTTGCTGCTGTCGTACGTTACATTAGATTAGCATGTACGACACCTTTAACTCGTCATCATCACCAGTTTGCCGGAGGTTTTGACGTCGAAACAATGCGAGCCTTCCTGGAGCTGAGGGACAAAGCACGGTGCCACCGCCTCCGGAGCAAAAGTCACAGCCAGCAGAAGCTCTATTGCAGGTCGACGTCTTGCCAGCCGCCTACTTCCGTAAAGGTAGCGTAAAC comes from the Musa acuminata AAA Group cultivar baxijiao chromosome BXJ2-8, Cavendish_Baxijiao_AAA, whole genome shotgun sequence genome and includes:
- the LOC103995136 gene encoding GDSL esterase/lipase At5g45910-like isoform X1, with protein sequence MKQLPLLIFLLPPLFHFSCSQQYNAIFSFGDSLSDTGNVVIAGLPYGMTFFGRATGRCSNGRLVIDFIAEATGLPLLPPSTAKGQSFAQGANFACTAATTLDFDFFYQRNLSGGLWVNASLSKQIGWFEQMLPSLCGQTRECNDYLGTSLFVVGEFGGNDYTTPIFAGRSMWEVYTFVPRVVQAIAHGVERLIGHGAVDLVVPGMLPIGCFPVYLTLYATSNPSDYSSIGCLRKFNDLTSYHNSLLQAALYQLQIKYPSTRIRYGNYYTPAIQYVAYPSKYGFSGGGLKACCGAAGSGKYNVNLKAMCAKAGSSVCSDPDTYVSWDGIHLTEAAYRLIADGWLNGPYANPPIVS
- the LOC135619595 gene encoding GDSL esterase/lipase At5g45910-like, which produces MALPSTPPTMSFSTMFLVLFWLFPSSQSLHYDAIFSFGDSLSDTGNVQVAGLPYGMTFFGRPTGRCSNGRLVIDFIAEAVGLPLLPASSTTKGNSFRQGANFAYTAATALDFDFFNRRGLGGKLWVNASLSSQIGWFEKTMPSLCSSTSACKNYFGRSLFVVGEFGGNDYNTAIFAGRSMAEVNSYVPIVIRAIRLGVERLVGHGAVDILVPGMLPIGCFPVYLTLYGSSNKNDYTGIGCLRKYNDLAMHHNALLRRAIYGLQRKHSGTRIRYADYYNPALGFAADPAKYGFTGGALKACCGATGSGEYNVNPHKVCAQPGSSVCGDPTTHVSWDGSHLTEAAYRLIARGWLGGPDAKPSIL
- the LOC103995136 gene encoding GDSL esterase/lipase At5g45910-like isoform X2, whose protein sequence is MKQLPLLIFLLPPLFHFSCSQQYNAIFSFGDSLSDTGNVVIAGLPYGMTFFGRATGRCSNGRLVIDFIAEATGLPLLPPSTAKGQSFAQGANFACTAATTLDFDFFYQRNLSGGLWVNASLSKQIGWFEQMLPSLCGQTRECNDYLGTSLFVVGEFGGNDYTTPIFAGRSMWEVYTFVPRVVQAIAHGVERLIGHGAVDLVVPGMLPIGCFPVYLTLYATSNPSDYSSIGCLRKFNDLTSYHNSLLQAALYQLQIKYPSTRIRYGNYYTPAIQYVAYPSKYDFRD
- the LOC135619597 gene encoding protein INCREASED PETAL GROWTH ANISOTROPY 1-like, which gives rise to MVAGKVKAAMGFQRSPAAPKADAPRRSSSSQTSHHQTPPHSSSKDTAAAAFARSFGVYFPRASAQVRPRSPNVAELLRLVEELQEKESLLRVQLLEQKLLKETVAIVPFLEKEIATKSDELARAGDRIERLEAENRALRDEVEGLSSKIRVGEEEGQRSERRIRELETELDELRKALSEQGNGDSTQFCAGPVKVDECLSAQRFQGLIDASARSNLLKSLLKHPKSADIGPDQEFQKPECRFPKAEVGKAEGEHQQPRNGEKEEFLEPRAPRVPKPPPMPSAWSLSSYSSSSSETASTVATRKSPKLSCLPPIPPPAPLAVPTPSSGARPPPPPPPPPPMGSRSAAGSVRRVPEVVEFYHSLMRRETKRESCGGVQDGAPASAANPRDMIGEIENRSAHLLAIKTDVETQGDFIRFLIKEVEQAAFPGIQDVVAFVKWLDEELSILVDERAVLKHFEWPEHKADAMREAAFGYCDLKKLESEASSFRDDPRLPCAPALKKMQSLLDKLEHRVYELSRVRECATKRYKAFGIPCEWMMESGDVSQIKLASVKLGMKYMKRVCSELEMMAGSPEEEEMMLQGVRFAFRVHQFAGGFDVETMRAFLELRDKARCHRLRSKSHSQQKLYCRSTSCQPPTSVKVA